The sequence agctttcagaaaatcatacaaattttgaaattggatcatcagaactaaagttaatggctgttgaaagatgttcaactagacctgcatgcatatacgCATGTCTTATAATAGCTACTAGCTGGCTactaatacgtacatgtagtacgcTCACCTCATCTCAACACAGGGTGCAAACAAAATGGCGACCAAGTGGAGGAGTGCAGGGATGTTGGGCATGAGGGTGGTGTGCCTAGCGATGCAGGTATTGCCTGAGGGGTTTAACGCCACATAGCCTGCCACCATCAGTCTGTCACGACGGTCCTGTGGTTCACTGTTGACCACGATACAATTGACTGAGTCTCGCTCGATGCGAGCCTGTCGGTATCCCCCGGCAATGGTCATCTGGTGGAAGGTCACCTCGTACATACTGTCAGGACCTCTCAGCTCAAACTGAAGAAGAAATTTGCTTTGCTTAGACATAAATCCACATCTAAAATAAATCTTGTAGGGATACTAAGTGCCTGAGGGATACTAGTCCCCAGAGGCACTTCTCCCTTGTATATCTaattatcaactagtgtctaacgTTTGTTCGTTCTGTTCACCTTTCTTTCTCTGGGGTACTTCTTGGTCCTGTCCTCCTCCACCCAGGGGATGGTCTTGGTGGTGCTGGACTCGTACCTCCCTCCTCTACCACCCACACTGGTCGAGGCCTCGGACGCCTGAGCTGCTAGAGTCTGAACGTGGGCAAACTGCACAGGGGGGCGGGGCGTTAGCATAATCATGctgatcataataattataacttggAATACTtacatacaaataattatcatttggAAGAAAATGACCAGTTACCAATATAGCTCCTACAATTAGACACAAGATAGGCTAAGATCACAGCCTAGTATGCCTATATAGCCAGACTCACCTTCGAGGGGTAGGGCTCCTCACAGTGGACAGCATGACCTTCCTTCACAAGCACCTCGTTGATGAAGATGTCCTCCTGGCTTGTAGTATCGTACAGGTCGACACGTAGGGAATTCCCCACACGAGAGTACACCTGTGCAGGGATACAAGCGTTGTACAAGGGGATTCCCTAACATGTCTAGAGTACATCATCACCTAATGGTTTAGTCATACGGAAGCCAAACCTAAAAAGTGGCCAATTCACCGTACAGAGTCGTCCACACATAGTGGCGCTGTAAGTGGCTGATAAGTGTTTGTAGTAAGCTGCTGTGAgatcacacacatgcacacttagCTGATTAGCCGCTAAGTAAACCACTTATCCAATGTAAACAACCATTTAGACTGCTGCACAAGTAGCTCATGTGTAATTTTCCAGAAGTTACCTCTATGATAAAACGActggcttgcgagactacAAGCGGTTGATATGCAATGTAAAATGTAAACCcgtttcacctcacttgattTGTAAACTTTaaagtcaaccactagctacagtgtacacagtgggaccacactataggctctgtacactagctacagtgtacacagtgggaccacactgtaGGTTCTGTACACACTTGAGGAAAATTAGGATAACGTATTTCAGCTTTTTGCCTCACCTGAATCATGAGATATTTGCTCATTGTGAGTTGCTTGAACCTGTCGTTTGCCTCAGCTGACCACTTGCCATCAGATGAGCTCTGAATGGTGGGTTTGACGGACGTGAGGAAACACTCGATGGCCTGCATATCGAGCTCTGTGTCACTGGAGGAGAgctcacacagtacaccagtATTCACCATCTCCACGTTACCATAGTCCACAAATACCACATGGGCATACACCTGTgagggtatgtgtgtgggtggtgtgaggaGTGGGTATAgacatgtgagggtgtgtgggtgtgaggttGTGaaggtgtgggtggtgtgaggtgtgggtggTACGTACCTCATTTGTCTCCTCGACGACCTCCATGCCAACGACCTTTGCCCGATAAAACAGCCCGTCCTCAGAGAAAGGGGAAAGACAGAACATGCCCTCCATCTTGGCTGGAGGACAAAGGAGCGGCTTCAGACTACGAGTGTTGATACTGTCCAGTAGCCATCTCATGTTCGTCGTGGCAACCTGGTCGACCAACTGGGCCCAGAAGTGGCCAGCATCAATGTACTGCAAGATAGGTCAGTATACAACATGGCTTTAAAGTACAATAATCATAAGGTTATTATTATTTGTTTTCTCGCACTAAATGGACATCTGACTAGTTAAAGTTTTTGCGGATTATACTTTTGCGTAGTGatcatagcctgtacagatccaaggtaagacagcataataatgtttatactcacaaaacattctagtaccgtatatcttctaatttatcggacacttctaattaccccggacactcttttgggcaattttcgttgttctagtacaacggacactccagtacttctaaatatccggacaataccttgaaaagttagAGTGctgttagatagctttgagtagctatagttttagatagctagtgcaactattcagtcgtagcAAGTtgtattaaacttagctagctcgcatgcagctgcttgcttgttccgGACatttcgcatgctctataaaaatctgttccaattatacccggacaatttccaaaataattattttttgctgttcGATGATTATGGTAATGCAATATAAGAATTTCTATCATTTTTTGCCTCGTTAAGGTATTCCAAACACGGAAATCTTGATTTTAATTGTCCAGTGTATTACCTCTACCGTGTCATGTTACGTGTGGGTGTTTCAAGTGTGCTAAAACGTGCAGAGCTACAGCAAACCATATCTGACTGATAATCACCACACATACGACACTGTCATTATTCCCGTGGAGACTACTAACCATGTCTTCTGTACTCCTAATATTTTGCTGCCTCCTTGGTCTGGGGTCAGCCTGGAACCAACCGAGCACCTGCTATGTTAGGAGCCAATGCTCCAGTGGAACCGAGACACAGCTAACAAAGATTAGTGAATCACTCGAATATCTATCAGAGCTGAAACACATTCGTGAAGCACTGGAAACTATTGCCGACAGATTGCTGGGTAAGTACGTAACAATACTCACAGTCAAAAGTGACTCAAGTGTGTATATTGCtatccatgcatgtaactACAATAATCTGTCTCTTAACTGTTGCAGATGATGAAGGAAATGCAAGTGCACCAGTATCaactaccagtgaaccaacagcagccacatcaaccatggaagcaacaactgccactaccagtgaaccaacagcaaCCACATCAACCAcggaagcaacaactgccactaccagtgaaccaacagcagccacatcaaccattgaagcaacaactgccactaccagtgaaccaacagcagccacatcagccatggaagcaacaactgccactaccagtgaaccaacagcagccacatcaaccacggaagcaacaactgccactaccagtgaaccaacagcagccacatcaaccatggaagcaacaactgccactaccagtgaaccaacagcagccacatcaaccatggaagcaacaactgccactaccagtgaaccaacagcaaccacatcaaccatggaagcaacaactaccactaccagtgaaccaacagcagccacatcaaccacggaagcaacaactgccactaccagtgaaccaacagcagccacatcaaccacggaagcaacaactgccactaccagtgaaccaacagcaaccacatcaaccatggaagcaacaactgccactaccagtgaaccaacaacACCCACATCAACCAcggaagcaacaactgccactaccagtgaaccaacagcagccacatcaaccatggaagcaacaactgccactaccagtgaaccaacaacACCCACATCAACCATTGAAGCAACAACtaccactaccagtgaaccaacaacacccacatcaaccatggaagcaacaactgccactaccagtgaaccaacagcagccacatcaaccatggaagcaacaactgccactaccagtgaaccaacagcaaccacatcaaccatggaagcaacaactaccactaccagtgaaccaacaacACCCACATCAACCAcggaagcaacaactgccactaccagtgaaccaacagcaaccacatcaaccatggaagcaacaactgccactaccagtgaaccaacagcagccacatcaaccatggaagcaacaactgccactaccagtgaaccaacaacACCCACATCAACCACGGAAGCAACAACtaccactaccagtgaaccaacagcagccacatcaaccatggaagcaacaactgccactaccagtgaaccaacagcaaccacatcaaccatggaagcaacaactgccactaccagtgaaccaacaacacccacatcaaccatggaagcaacaactgccactaccagtgaaccaacagcagccacatcaaccatggaagcaacaactgccactaccagtgaaccaacaacacccacatcaaccatggaagcaacaactgccactaccagtgaaccaacagcagccacatcaaccatggaagcaacaactgccactaccagtgaaccaacaacACCCACATCAACCACGGAAGCAACAACtaccactaccagtgaaccaacagcagccacatcaaccatggaagcaacaactgccactaccagtgaaccaacagcaaccacatcaaccatggaagcaacaactgccactaccagtgaaccaacaacacccacatcaaccatggaagcaacaactgccactaccagtgaaccaacagcagccacatcaaccatggaagcaacaactgccactaccagtgaaccaacagcagccacatcaaccatggaagcaacaactgccactaccagtgaaccaacaacacccacatcaaccatggaagcaacaactgccactaccagtgaaccaacaacacccacatcaaccatggaagcaacaactgccactaccagtgaaccaacaacacccacatcaaccatggaagcaacaactaccactaccagtgaaccaacagcagccacatcaaccatggaagcaacaactgccactaccagtgaaccaacagcagccacatcaaccatggaagcaacaactgccactaccagtgaaccaacaacACCCACATCAACCATTGAAGCAACAACtaccactaccagtgaaccaacaacacccacatcaaccatggaagcaacaactgccactaccagtgaaccaacagcaaccacatcaaccatggaagcaacaactgccactaccagtgaaccaacaacacccacatcaaccatggaagcaacaactgccactaccagtgaaccaacagcagccacatcaaccatggaagcaacaactgccactaccagtgaaccaacaacacccacatcaaccatggaagcaacaactgccactaccagtgaaccaacagcagccacatcaaccatggaagcaacaactgccactaccagtgaaccaacaacacccacatcaaccatggaagcaacaactaccactaccagtgaaccaacagcagccacatcaaccatggaagcaacaactgccactaccagtgaaccaacaacacccacatcaaccatggaagcaacaactaccactaccagtgaaccaacagcagccacatcaaccatggaagcaacaactgccactaccagtgaaccaacaacacccacatcaaccatggaagcaacaactaccactaccagtgaaccaacaacacccacatcaaccatggaagcaacaactgccactaccagtgaaccaacagcaaccacatcaaccatggaagcaacaactgccactaccagtgaaccaacagcaaccacatcaaccatggaagcaacaactgccactaccagtgaaccaacagcaaccacatcaaccatggaagcaacaactgccactaccagtgaaccaacaacacccacatcaaccatggaagcaacaactgccactactagtgaaccaacagcagccacatcaaccatggaagcaacaactgccactaccagtgaaccaacaacacccacatcaaccatggaagcaacaactgccactactagtgaaccaacagcagccacatcaaccatggaagcaacaactgccactaccagtgaaccaacagcagccacatcaaccatggaagcaacaactgccactaccagtgaaccaacagcagccacatcaaccacggaagcaacaactgccactaccagtgaaccaacagcaaccacatcaaccatggaagcaacaactgccactactagtgaaccaacagcaaccacatcaaccatggaagcaacaactgccactaccagtgaaccaacagcaaccacatcaaccatggaagcaacaactgccactactagtgaaccaacagcagccacatcaaccatggaagcaacaactgccactaccagtgaaccaacaacACCCACATCAACCATtgaagcaacaactgccactaccagtgaaccaacagcagccacatcaaccatggaagcaacaactgccactactagtgaaccaacagcaaccacatcaaccatggaagcaacaactgccactaccagtgaaccaacagcaaccacatcaaccatggaagcaacaactgccactaccagtgaaccaacagcagccacatcaaccacggaagcaacaactgccactaccagtgaaccaacagcagccacatcaaccattgaagcaacaactgccactaccagtgaaccaacagcaaTGACCACAGACCCACCAACTGATTCTGAcacttgcggtggaccaggatGGACGAGAGTGGCCTACATTAACATGACCGACCCCAACCAACAATGCCCTCAAGGACTTCAACTGACAGACTATTCAAGAAAATCATGTGGTCGAACACCAACGTTTGACGGTAGTGTTTGCTCATCTGTCATGTTTCCAGTGAGTGATGTCCAATACAGGCAGGTGTGTGGGAGAGCAATAGGTTATCGGTTTGGAAAACCCTTAGCATTCTTAGAATACCACATGTATGGTAGGAATATCGATGTTGCATATGTCGATGGACTCAGTGTCACGCATGGGCAATCTCCACGCACACATATCTGGACGTTTGCCAGTGGTCTGTTCAATGGAACCAGTGGTGACATTTTCCCTAACTATCGCTGTCCTTGTGATGAGGGAAATACATATGGTTCTCCTCCATTTGTGGGAAATGACTACTTTTGTGATAGTGTGGCCACACTTACTAACTATGGTGTAAACGGGTTTCGTTTCTATCCCGACAATGCGCTGTGGGATGGTCAGTCGAGCCTCAACACAtgttacaataacaataatcCTCCGTGGTTTACGAAAACTCTATCAACTCCAACTACTGATGACATTGAGCTACGAATGTGTTTCAATGATGACAGCACACATTCTAACATGGGACTTCAGCTCTTGGAACTATACGTCAGTTGAAGTGATTGTGAGAAATGCTGATAACTTTTAGTTTATTAACTAGACAACTCTCAAGTTTAGCTGCATGAGTGAGAACAAAGAAATGAACACTATATATACCTAGCATTCTCGTATTGtagactatagctatataattagttTGTTGCATGTTTGCCACAACGCAACTATTTTCATTTAGATTATAGTCGTATGATGTACTATTACTGCACTGgaaattttcatggggtaaaaaattcgttcaactcgagaaacagAGGTTTTCGTGaataaaaatttcgtttagtctcgttgcctgcactgcattccggtaagccacacctacgttaacattttgtggaggtcagcttgcccacgaaaataacgaatattttaccccatgaaaattacccgctataatacGGTACTTCTGTGATAGTGTGTAATTACATACCTCAGTGATGACGATCTGCTTAGTGCCACTATCAGGGAGCTTCATCTCCTTCAGTGCCCCGGCTCTAATTACAGGGACGTCCTCGTTCCTCTGTGAAGAGGGGAGAGGGGACTTGTCAATATAGAGGGCAAGCTTGTTCCTCTCTTGTCGGCGTTTGAGTGCGATAAGGACAGCATCCAGGACGGGGGTGTCGGCTGATTGTGATCGGGAGTGCGAGTGAGGTCTCTCAAACTCAACAAACACTCTAACATGAGAGGAGGAGGGGCAAAGTAATGGAGAATATATAAATACAAGTATACTGCACTAGTTACAATAAATATGAGCAAGGACTGGAGGCTGTGGCATGGACAgtacatgcacgcacacagtATATTCCGTAACATGCATAGAACTGGAGCACTAACTgtagagctatatagctacaatGTATTAAGTAACTATTCTCCATAATTGTGTGTAACTGTGCTCTCACTTGAAAGTCTCAAAGTGAAGTGCTTTCCCCTTGCCGCAGATGTTGAAGAGTTGGCACGAGGTAGTGCTGACAACTACAAGTGCCAGGAATTAAAGAGAGCATTGCGCATTATCAGTTTCAAGAAGCATCTATCCACAACACACAagccccacacccacccacccacacacaccatcaagcccaccctctccacacacacacaccatgacAATTGTTTTGGGTCATGGCCGAACATGGCTTTCTCACAACTCTCCTCCTCCAGAGGCAGCCAGCTGATGAGGGTAGAACGACCCGCAGATCACCAACTGCATGAATAAAATATTTATGTGGATAACCGATGCTTGCTGTAGACAATTAAAACTACCAATTAGTTTGTGATGGCGATCTTTTCCCCGATTCAAACTTTCTGTGGTGGGAGGAAATTAGATAATACTTTGTGTGAGCTAGCTGCCTCATTGTACTGGGTCTAAAGGTCACCTGATAGTAGTGCGTTTTGGGGGAAGAATACCGTAAATTGCCAGCCTCATTCGTAGTTCCCTCACGACCTCGCGCATAAACAAAtcactgtatataatagtacacatcctgtatatatcaCAGTCAGGTGGAAGACTTTCTTTGTGTTGGAGATACTATTTTAACTGTGCACTTTCAACAACATTTCACGTAATTATAAGAGATAATAAAGAATCATGAATTGAAGTATAAATAGTTGTGAAAAACAATCTCATTTGAGAGTATGATAATATATATGTGAACGAGAGAAAGAGAATAAATGAAACAACAGTTTGGACGGGTTAAATAATAAAGTTCATGTTTTCAGTTCTAGTTTGCTGAGCTCCTCCCTGCTCAAGTCCAGCTGCAGGTCATCACTGAACAatctctcctcacacactctGTGCTTCACTGTGGAGAAGTGATGCTTGAGCTCCAGGGGACACCCACACAGCACATTGCATAGGTCACATGACAGCCTCGCAGGTGTACGAGAACTAACCAATAAAACAACAAAATATCATATGACAATTAATCTAGCTAGCATGTAAttactgtgtataataatgaaGTCTCTTTAATGCTGTCACTATAAATCCTCCAATATAATATGGTAGCTGCTGTTGAAGAGTAGACTAGGTACCGCATTTATTTGATTAGGGCCACACTAAAAATAGTTCCGGTTTGCAAAACTATGTACACAAAACGTAGCATGGATTGGTGCTATAATCCAAATGTCTTGTTGCCATAATAAACTCACTCTGATGTCTTCTTGTGTAGTTCCTTGATGGCCTCCCTCAATAGCAGTACTCTAGCACTCCTCTGCTGGTCAATCCTCTCCTCAGAGATGTTGATGCCAAGGTGTAGGGGGAAGAGAGGATGGGAGGAGTCGTCTGTCTCCCCTGTATCCACTCTGAGTATATCCCTCCTCCTCACCTTGTTCCAGCCTGCACTCACTCCTTGGTACGGTGTGATGGAGTCACGAGGCTTCAGAATTAGCCTGAGGATAATTATACGCAACAGAGCTGTAtacacaatgtcatgcataCATAGCTAAACAAGCAGAGATCTGAACACTTTGTTTATCTTACAAGGAGGTAGCTCTAGTATTGAAAAGGAccactacacatgtacagctgcaacacacacacacacacacacacacacacacacacacacacacacacacacacacacacacacacacacacacacacatgcataattaccaGCAGGGACTCACTCTTTAATGAGGTTCCTTGCTTTCGTCTGGACCTCCTGCAACATGGTGTCATTCAACTCTCCAATAACATCCTCGTCCCCTACAGCGAGGTTGATCACCAGACGAAGGTTGTTCACctgtggagtgggcgtgtgtgtgtgtgtgtggtaccaGTAAAggtagtgtatacatgtagctgcatgGCGAAATGCATATTGCAAACTAGTTTTCGTTTCCAGGAGCTATAGTGTTATAACAGACAAAGTGGCCAAAAACAAGGCAGTACCATTTTGAGGTCATCCTGTGAGATGAGGGTGTCAAAGGTCAACTCCATATCGTGCTCACTGTAGATGCTCTCATCTGTGTCCACATCGAAACCCAACCCACAAATGGCCCCAGTGTACTGACGCTTCAACTCATCAGCTCTGGAGAACAAAGCACGTGGAATATTACACCTGTTATAGttggaacatctttcaacagccataaacTTGAATTCCGTTGATATAATCtaaacaattttatgattttctgaaagcttgggaagagacctttcaaatggtaccatcaataGTCATATTTGTAAGATCAGAAAATTTGCTGATTTcggccaaataccatggattatagcccatggtccaaaggcGAAAAATACCAAATTAGGGTCCCAAataaattttggattgaaacacatcatatgaaaggtctctttctaagctttcagaaaattttgaaattggatcatcaGAACAAAAGTTAATGGctattgaaagatgttcaactagaCCTGCATACACGCACGGCTTATAatagctactagctagctactaatacgtacatgtagtacgcTCACCTCATCTCCACACAGGGTGCAAACAAAATGGCGACCAAGTGGAGGAGTGCAGGGATGTTGGGCATGAGGGTGGTGTGTCTAGCGATGCAGGTATTGCCTGAGGGGTTTAACGCCACATAGCCTGCCACCATCAGTCTGTCACGACGGTCCTGTGGTTCACTGTTGACCACGATACAATTGACTGAGTCTCGCTCGATGCGAGCCTGTCGGTATCCCCCGGCAATGGTCATCTGGTGGAAGGTCACCTCGTACATACTGTCAGGACCTCTCAGCTCAAACTGAAGAAGAAAAAACCTGTTTATAAACTTTGCTTGCTTAGACATAAACCAAAATTATAAATCTTGTAGGGATACTAAGTGCCTGAGGGATACTAGTCCCCAGAGGCACTTCTCCCTTGTATATCTAAtcatcaactagtgtctaacgTTTGTTTGTTCAATGTCCCCACCTTCCTGCCTCTGGGGTACTTCTTGGTCCTGTCCTCCTCCAGCCAGGGGATGGTCTTGGTGGTGCTGGACTCGTACCTCCCTCCTCTACCCCCCACACTGGTCGAGGCCTCGGACGCCTGAGCTGCTAGAGTCTGAACGTGGGCAAACTGCACCGGGGGGTGGGGCGTTAGCATAATCAAggcaatcataataattataca is a genomic window of Halichondria panicea chromosome 15, odHalPani1.1, whole genome shotgun sequence containing:
- the LOC135348716 gene encoding ATP-dependent RNA helicase TDRD9-like produces the protein MTQNNCHVVSTTSCQLFNICGKGKALHFETFKVFVEFERPHSHSRSQSADTPVLDAVLIALKRRQERNKLALYIDKSPLPSSQRNEDVPVIRAGALKEMKLPDSGTKQIVITEYIDAGHFWAQLVDQVATTNMRWLLDSINTRSLKPLLCPPAKMEGMFCLSPFSEDGLFYRAKVVGMEVVEETNEVYAHVVFVDYGNVEMVNTGVLCELSSSDTELDMQAIECFLTSVKPTIQSSSDGKWSAEANDRFKQLTMSKYLMIQVYSRVGNSLRVDLYDTTSQEDIFINEVLVKEGHAVHCEEPYPSKFAHVQTLAAQASEASTSVGGRGGRYESSTTKTIPWVEEDRTKKYPRERKFELRGPDSMYEVTFHQMTIAGGYRQARIERDSVNCIVVNSEPQDRRDRLMVAGYVALNPSGNTCIARHTTLMPNIPALLHLVAILFAPCVEMRANELKRQYTGAICGLGFDVDTDESIYSEHDMELTFDTLISQDDLKMVNNLRLVINLAVWDEDVIGELNDTMLQEVQTKARNLIKELILKPRDSITPYQGVSAGWNKVRRRDILRVDTGETDDSSHPLFPLHLGINISEERIDQQRSARVLLLREAIKELHKKTSEVFVEFERPHSHSRSQSADTPVLDAVLIALKRRQERNKLAFYIDESPLPSSQRNEDVPVIRARALKEMKLPDSGIKQIVITEYIDAGHFWAQLADQVATTNMRRLLDSINTRSLKPLLCPPAKMEGMFCLAPFSEDGLFYRAKVVGMEVVEETNEVYAHVVFVDYGNVEMVNTGVLCELSSSDTELDMQAIECFLTSVKPTIQSSSDGKWSAEANDRFKQLTMSKYLMIQVSLAVYSYWLGS
- the LOC135348724 gene encoding location of vulva defective 1-like — translated: MEATTATTSEPTATTSTMEATTATTSEPTATTSTMEATTATTSEPTAATSTMEATTATTSEPTTPTSTIEATTATTSEPTAATSTMEATTATTSEPTATTSTMEATTATTSEPTATTSTMEATTATTSEPTAATSTTEATTATTSEPTAATSTIEATTATTSEPTAMTTDPPTDSDTCGGPGWTRVAYINMTDPNQQCPQGLQLTDYSRKSCGRTPTFDGSVCSSVMFPVSDVQYRQVCGRAIGYRFGKPLAFLEYHMYGRNIDVAYVDGLSVTHGQSPRTHIWTFASGLFNGTSGDIFPNYRCPCDEGNTYGSPPFVGNDYFCDSVATLTNYGVNGFRFYPDNALWDGQSSLNTCYNNNNPPWFTKTLSTPTTDDIELRMCFNDDSTHSNMGLQLLELYVS